A DNA window from Desulfovibrio porci contains the following coding sequences:
- a CDS encoding glycosyltransferase family 8 protein — protein sequence MTSAATAGDAAGAPGRPSRLVTLGVTGDWAFAAGTLLSALRRHNPDLDADILVFHDEALRPTDQALLEGLGARCEPFAVACDGLRPEAVRLFSPLCLAKFACFRLLSDYESVLWLDTDLLIQDSLEDIWPCGPLALAVEDPEFTGAGRTSPVRVNFYEDVPGVDADAPNLNSGVIVWRRGLRDPEALERRCLDFLREHGPRLRYPDQAAFNALAQWMRVERPGELAELPLRFNCHPRNPAAVYAPVVHAFGAYKLWNDGLTAACFPEWQRDYARWLRRGGSPYAGPVENAAYGESGAFYLLRGLFDTIGRSEQALDALQERLAAESETREKLEALLKRVRSRA from the coding sequence ATGACTAGCGCCGCCACGGCGGGGGATGCCGCCGGCGCGCCGGGCCGTCCCTCCCGTCTGGTGACCTTGGGCGTCACCGGCGACTGGGCCTTCGCGGCGGGCACGCTGCTGTCGGCCCTGCGGCGACACAATCCTGACCTGGATGCGGACATCCTTGTCTTTCACGACGAGGCCCTGCGGCCCACGGACCAGGCTCTGCTGGAAGGCCTGGGGGCGCGTTGCGAGCCTTTCGCCGTGGCCTGTGACGGGCTGCGGCCCGAGGCCGTGCGTCTTTTCTCGCCGCTCTGCCTGGCCAAGTTCGCCTGCTTCCGCCTGTTGTCCGACTATGAAAGCGTGCTCTGGCTGGATACGGACCTGCTGATCCAGGACAGCCTGGAGGACATCTGGCCTTGCGGCCCCCTGGCCCTGGCCGTGGAAGACCCGGAATTTACCGGCGCAGGCCGCACCAGCCCGGTCCGCGTCAATTTTTATGAGGACGTGCCCGGCGTGGACGCGGATGCGCCCAACCTGAACTCCGGGGTCATTGTCTGGCGGCGCGGCCTGCGCGATCCCGAGGCGCTGGAGCGGCGTTGCCTGGACTTTTTGCGGGAGCACGGCCCCCGGCTACGCTATCCGGATCAGGCGGCCTTCAACGCCCTGGCCCAGTGGATGCGCGTCGAGCGGCCCGGCGAACTGGCCGAGCTGCCGTTGCGTTTCAACTGCCATCCGCGCAATCCGGCGGCCGTGTACGCGCCGGTGGTGCATGCCTTCGGCGCGTACAAGCTCTGGAACGACGGGCTTACCGCCGCCTGCTTTCCCGAATGGCAGCGGGACTATGCCCGCTGGCTGCGCCGGGGCGGCAGCCCCTATGCCGGGCCGGTGGAAAACGCGGCCTATGGCGAGAGCGGGGCCTTCTATCTTTTGCGCGGGCTCTTTGATACCATCGGCAGGAGCGAACAGGCCCTAGACGCGCTGCAAGAGCGGCTGGCCGCGGAAAGCGAGACGCGGGAAAAACTGGAAGCCCTGTTGAAGCGCGTGCGCTCACGCGCGTGA
- a CDS encoding NAD-dependent epimerase/dehydratase family protein: MKITVFGGSGFLGSHICDKLSEAGHAVTIVDLHPSPWLRPDQIMLTGDILDEETVRKGVEGADMVFNYAGIADIGEANNRPVDTARINVLGNVMILEACRKEQVKRYVFASSLYVYGKSGGFYRCSKQACEIYIENYQAMHNLPYTILRYGSLYGPRADKRNAIERFVSEALTTGCITYYGAPTALREYVHVDDASTATLAVLAPEFENQNIIISGNQPMRVGDLFKMIGEMLGKELTINYQNDPNSGHYQITPYAFMPKVGRKLVPPLTVDLGQGILRVMEEEHKALHPELQTEGGYLVPTDD, encoded by the coding sequence GTGAAAATCACTGTTTTCGGCGGCTCCGGCTTTCTGGGCTCGCATATCTGCGACAAGCTTTCCGAGGCCGGACACGCGGTGACCATTGTGGACCTGCATCCTTCGCCCTGGCTGCGGCCGGACCAGATCATGCTCACAGGCGACATTCTGGATGAGGAGACCGTGCGCAAAGGTGTGGAAGGCGCGGATATGGTCTTCAACTACGCGGGCATCGCGGACATCGGCGAGGCCAACAACCGCCCGGTGGACACGGCGCGCATCAACGTCCTGGGCAACGTCATGATTCTCGAGGCCTGCCGCAAGGAGCAGGTCAAACGCTATGTCTTCGCCTCGTCCCTGTACGTCTACGGCAAGTCCGGCGGCTTTTACCGCTGCAGCAAGCAGGCCTGCGAGATTTATATCGAAAACTACCAGGCCATGCACAACCTGCCGTACACCATATTGCGCTACGGCTCGCTCTACGGCCCGCGCGCGGACAAGCGCAACGCCATTGAGCGTTTCGTCAGTGAGGCCCTGACCACGGGCTGCATCACCTATTACGGCGCGCCCACGGCCCTGCGCGAATACGTGCACGTGGACGACGCCTCCACGGCCACCCTGGCGGTGCTGGCCCCCGAATTCGAGAACCAGAACATCATCATTTCCGGCAACCAGCCCATGCGGGTGGGGGATCTGTTCAAAATGATCGGCGAAATGCTCGGCAAGGAGCTGACCATCAATTATCAGAACGATCCCAACAGCGGGCATTACCAGATCACGCCCTACGCCTTCATGCCCAAGGTGGGGCGCAAGCTGGTGCCGCCGCTCACGGTGGATCTGGGCCAGGGCATACTGCGGGTCATGGAAGAGGAGCACAAGGCCCTGCACCCGGAACTGCAGACCGAAGGGGGCTATCTGGTCCCGACCGATGACTAG